One genomic window of Paeniglutamicibacter sp. Y32M11 includes the following:
- a CDS encoding helix-turn-helix transcriptional regulator gives MSQNTSPEAGVKPVSVSPAPAAPVSISDPQAIRALAHEARLTVLEELFASQATRTATELATRCALTPSAMSYHLRALEKYGYVIRAASEGDGRERRWKAAGSQLVLGSLSDSTSAKNAYLNVQLNAFRDRLSAEINRRDKERKEGHEPAPDRAPVLTTGVVFLSETQRKEFITKVYDLLYEYEDLAEPEARGVDGDRLYYMLSFLPEIRPEMGD, from the coding sequence ATGAGTCAGAACACATCCCCGGAGGCAGGCGTTAAACCCGTCAGCGTGTCCCCGGCGCCCGCCGCACCGGTGTCGATTAGCGACCCGCAAGCCATCCGCGCCCTTGCCCACGAGGCGAGACTGACGGTGCTGGAAGAACTTTTTGCTTCGCAGGCAACACGTACCGCTACCGAACTGGCCACGCGCTGTGCTCTGACTCCGAGCGCCATGAGTTATCACCTGCGTGCCCTGGAGAAATACGGTTACGTGATCCGTGCGGCAAGCGAGGGTGATGGCCGCGAACGCCGCTGGAAGGCTGCCGGCAGCCAACTGGTGCTTGGCTCACTCTCGGACTCGACCAGTGCGAAGAACGCCTACCTCAACGTGCAGCTCAACGCCTTCCGCGACCGACTCTCGGCGGAAATTAACCGTCGTGATAAAGAACGCAAGGAAGGTCATGAACCTGCGCCCGATCGTGCTCCGGTACTGACCACCGGTGTGGTGTTCCTCTCCGAGACTCAGCGCAAGGAATTCATCACGAAGGTCTATGACCTGCTCTATGAGTACGAGGATTTGGCCGAACCCGAGGCTCGTGGCGTGGATGGGGACCGGCTCTACTATATGCTTTCATTTCTCCCCGAGATCCGCCCCGAAATGGGGGACTAG
- a CDS encoding methyltransferase: MTSTENFAQVPDAPRSDDVSLLEQLAGDLRRATFHHEAITEFLGDTAHDALLRDQLIPALRTIAALDAPTPLSTTLGLFMLGVEVPEGELAAAFPATGIAGLHGLGLIEPAESGELWRARVDLRTHASDADAEIWVASDLGAHQRAGVLRHDHVLGIGQASLTLAQTTVRPQVRYALDLGTGCGIQAFHLLSHADRVVATDISARALGFTRFNLLLNHQALAIDPHDLQARVDLRLGSLLDPVRGEEFDLIVSNPPFVITPRFAGEQDADRFTYRDGGMPGDTLVSTLVSSLPSILAPGGTAQMLANWEITEVVDEEQARDWTAGPRSWLGADTEAWFIQREMVSPTEYAETWLRDASQGRDPLAFAEQYGAYLDDFASRNVGAIGFGMVWLRRPATGKNGMGVNFEAIGYPIEQPIGSYLTRDIAVADELVAHDVGDLHLVVAEDVTEERHQRPGAEHPGVILLRQGAGLRRTEILDTALTGFVSACDGDLSISSLVNALNSLIGEGDPEFSSRLHEGVVRLIKHGFLLEMRNNR; encoded by the coding sequence GTGACTTCCACCGAAAACTTTGCCCAAGTTCCCGATGCCCCGCGCAGTGACGATGTCAGTCTCCTTGAGCAGTTGGCCGGTGATTTGCGCCGCGCCACATTCCACCATGAGGCGATCACCGAATTTCTCGGTGACACCGCGCACGATGCGTTGCTACGCGATCAGCTTATTCCGGCGCTACGCACCATCGCGGCGTTGGATGCCCCCACGCCGTTGAGCACCACCCTAGGCTTGTTTATGCTCGGCGTCGAGGTGCCGGAGGGCGAACTTGCTGCTGCCTTCCCGGCCACGGGGATCGCCGGGCTTCACGGCCTGGGCCTCATCGAACCGGCAGAGTCGGGAGAACTTTGGCGTGCACGCGTTGATTTGCGCACCCATGCCTCCGATGCTGATGCGGAAATTTGGGTAGCCAGCGATTTGGGTGCGCACCAGCGTGCCGGGGTGCTGCGCCACGATCACGTGCTGGGCATTGGCCAAGCGTCCTTGACCCTGGCTCAGACGACCGTGCGGCCGCAGGTCCGCTACGCCCTGGATTTGGGCACCGGCTGCGGTATTCAAGCTTTTCATTTGTTGTCTCACGCAGACCGGGTGGTTGCCACAGATATTTCGGCGCGTGCATTGGGGTTCACCCGCTTCAATTTGTTACTGAATCACCAAGCGTTGGCCATCGATCCACACGACCTGCAAGCACGTGTTGACCTCCGTTTGGGGTCCCTATTAGACCCGGTTCGGGGTGAAGAGTTTGACCTGATCGTCTCCAATCCGCCCTTTGTGATCACTCCCCGTTTTGCTGGGGAACAGGACGCGGATCGTTTTACCTACCGCGACGGCGGGATGCCCGGCGATACCCTGGTATCCACGCTTGTCAGCTCCCTTCCCTCGATTCTTGCCCCGGGTGGAACCGCACAAATGCTGGCCAACTGGGAAATCACCGAAGTGGTAGACGAGGAGCAAGCTCGAGACTGGACCGCCGGCCCGCGTTCCTGGCTCGGTGCCGATACCGAAGCCTGGTTCATCCAGCGTGAAATGGTCAGCCCGACCGAATACGCGGAGACTTGGCTGCGCGACGCCTCGCAGGGCAGGGACCCGTTGGCGTTTGCCGAGCAATACGGTGCGTATCTTGATGACTTTGCCTCACGTAATGTCGGGGCCATCGGTTTTGGCATGGTCTGGTTGCGCCGGCCCGCGACAGGAAAAAATGGGATGGGAGTCAACTTCGAAGCGATCGGTTATCCCATCGAACAACCCATCGGTTCGTACCTGACACGCGATATTGCCGTGGCCGATGAATTGGTCGCACATGATGTTGGCGACTTGCATTTGGTGGTGGCCGAGGACGTGACCGAGGAACGTCACCAGCGACCGGGCGCGGAGCACCCCGGCGTGATCTTGTTACGCCAAGGTGCAGGTTTACGGCGAACCGAAATATTGGACACCGCACTGACCGGGTTTGTTTCTGCCTGCGACGGTGATTTGAGCATATCGTCACTAGTCAATGCGCTTAATTCGTTGATAGGCGAGGGTGATCCAGAGTTTTCTTCGCGGCTACATGAAGGAGTTGTGCGGCTTATTAAGCACGGGTTTCTTTTGGAGATGCGAAACAACCGCTAA
- a CDS encoding GNAT family N-acetyltransferase, with amino-acid sequence MIEVTTTHLQQLSVSELRRSTRTLPAGARIERVEAMTPEFSKYLYQGVGSGWNWSDRLSLTRAEWASLLEAAGVETYVIYLHGAPAGYLELVGRVERTGTEVEIMYFGLFPQSIGHGLGGALLSEGMSRAWDLDARWASFPPVSRIWVHTCSLDGPAALANYQARGLQIFHTESEMLEPGDGAAGMWPESMPSA; translated from the coding sequence ATGATTGAGGTCACCACCACCCACTTGCAGCAGCTCTCCGTCTCCGAGCTCCGCCGAAGCACCCGAACGTTGCCCGCAGGGGCACGAATCGAGCGCGTCGAGGCCATGACTCCGGAGTTCAGCAAGTACCTGTACCAGGGTGTGGGTAGTGGCTGGAACTGGTCCGACAGATTGTCGTTAACTCGCGCCGAGTGGGCATCCCTGCTCGAAGCCGCAGGAGTTGAAACGTACGTCATCTACCTTCATGGCGCACCGGCCGGATATCTGGAGCTGGTCGGCCGGGTCGAAAGAACCGGAACCGAGGTGGAAATCATGTACTTTGGACTCTTTCCACAGAGCATTGGCCACGGACTAGGCGGGGCACTGTTATCCGAGGGCATGTCACGGGCATGGGATCTTGACGCGCGTTGGGCGTCCTTCCCACCGGTGAGCAGAATCTGGGTACATACCTGTTCGCTGGATGGACCGGCGGCCTTGGCGAACTATCAGGCGCGTGGTCTGCAGATCTTCCATACCGAAAGCGAAATGCTGGAGCCCGGTGACGGAGCCGCTGGCATGTGGCCAGAGAGCATGCCAAGCGCGTAA
- a CDS encoding rhodanese-related sulfurtransferase, producing the protein MSQNRIVLYYAFTPLADPEAIRLWQRALLERWNLRGRIIISSQGINGTVGGEIKDVKAYVKATREYPPFKKMDIKWSDGSAEDFPRISVKVRDEVVSFGAPSELEVDENGVVGGGVHLKPEALHELVETKKAAGQEVLFFDGRNAFEAQIGKFKNAIVPDVETTHDFIAEIESGKYDDMKDQPIVTYCTGGIRCEVLSSLMVKRGFKEVYQMQGGIVRYGETFGDKGLWEGSLYVFDKRMHMEFSEDAVTIGKCVGCSAPTNKFENCSNLTCRNLRLFCADCAANDELRQCTECVPEPKGSLVQ; encoded by the coding sequence GTGTCGCAGAACCGAATTGTCTTGTATTACGCATTTACTCCACTTGCCGATCCAGAGGCTATACGCCTGTGGCAGCGGGCCCTGCTCGAACGGTGGAACCTTCGTGGTCGCATCATCATTTCCAGCCAGGGGATCAACGGAACCGTTGGCGGTGAAATCAAAGATGTAAAGGCCTATGTGAAGGCCACCCGGGAGTATCCACCGTTCAAAAAAATGGATATCAAGTGGTCCGACGGCTCGGCCGAGGACTTCCCGAGAATCTCAGTCAAGGTTCGCGACGAAGTGGTGTCCTTTGGGGCCCCGTCCGAGCTCGAAGTCGACGAGAATGGCGTGGTCGGCGGCGGCGTACATCTCAAGCCCGAAGCCCTGCATGAGTTGGTGGAAACCAAAAAAGCAGCCGGTCAAGAGGTGCTCTTTTTTGACGGGCGCAACGCCTTTGAAGCGCAGATTGGCAAGTTCAAGAACGCCATCGTTCCAGACGTCGAAACCACCCATGATTTTATTGCCGAGATTGAATCGGGCAAGTACGACGATATGAAGGACCAGCCCATCGTCACCTATTGCACCGGTGGCATCCGCTGTGAAGTGCTTTCCTCGCTCATGGTCAAGCGTGGCTTCAAAGAGGTTTACCAAATGCAAGGTGGCATCGTGCGTTATGGGGAAACCTTTGGCGACAAGGGCCTGTGGGAAGGATCACTTTATGTCTTCGACAAGCGCATGCACATGGAATTCTCCGAAGATGCCGTGACCATCGGGAAATGTGTTGGCTGTTCGGCACCCACCAACAAGTTCGAAAACTGTTCCAACCTCACCTGCCGCAATCTTCGTCTTTTCTGCGCGGACTGTGCTGCCAACGACGAATTGCGCCAGTGCACCGAATGCGTGCCCGAACCGAAGGGCTCACTCGTCCAGTAA
- a CDS encoding GNAT family N-acetyltransferase → MGSTASDELIGTWVTGWAGARGYESRHEGRVHAALRHDTSGDWEYVIYEPSNEELVAVAETLNKHPKRRLTAFANETSSLIDAAQAAGLTVINANEILMVTEMVGHDVEAPLPAEGFAFQIERDDSHAYVSIHPEDDPSIVAASGHVSAVNGYAIFDRIITAPDFRRRGLGSLIMRTLVSLALEHDVEEGLLIASIDGQQLYKFLGWTDLGNVVLFEGQQEA, encoded by the coding sequence ATGGGATCTACTGCAAGCGATGAATTAATTGGCACATGGGTTACCGGCTGGGCCGGTGCTCGAGGCTACGAAAGTCGGCATGAGGGCCGCGTTCACGCTGCCCTTCGTCACGACACTTCCGGAGACTGGGAGTACGTCATCTATGAACCGTCCAATGAGGAATTGGTGGCCGTCGCCGAGACGCTCAACAAGCACCCCAAGCGTCGGCTAACTGCCTTCGCCAACGAGACATCGAGCCTCATCGACGCCGCTCAGGCGGCTGGTCTCACCGTAATTAACGCTAACGAGATCCTGATGGTGACCGAAATGGTCGGCCACGATGTCGAGGCACCTTTGCCCGCCGAAGGCTTTGCCTTCCAAATCGAGCGCGACGATTCACACGCATACGTCTCTATCCACCCCGAAGATGACCCGTCGATCGTTGCCGCTAGTGGCCACGTTTCGGCAGTCAACGGCTATGCGATCTTCGACCGCATTATCACCGCTCCGGATTTCCGCCGGCGTGGTCTTGGCAGCCTCATCATGCGCACCCTTGTCTCGCTAGCCCTTGAACACGATGTTGAAGAAGGCCTGCTGATTGCCAGCATTGATGGCCAGCAGCTCTACAAGTTCTTGGGTTGGACCGATCTGGGCAACGTTGTGCTTTTCGAGGGCCAACAGGAAGCCTAA
- a CDS encoding DEAD/DEAH box helicase, with protein MNEYSEQIALLGHGPTPKALLHSRIIEAREAVSGPWPEWVHPDVRSAFEHSGVQTPWLHQVQAANLAHEGHNIIVATGTASGKSLAYQLPALNAIHVSSLENQATLIPNDATVLYLAPTKALAADQLSAIEGYSLPTVRAAGYDGDTEVSARRWIRDHSNFILSNPDMLHYGILPNHTWWARMLRRLKFVIIDEAHSYRGVFGSNIANLLRRLRRICEHYGANPVFIGASATSSEPAASFSKLIGAPATEVTHDFSPKGSVTIGLWEPPLTDLHGENGAPTRRTVIAETSNLLANLVCSQVRTLAFIKSRRGAETIATITRSMVDQVHPSLPARVAAYRSGYLPAERRELEKSLRNGTLLGVASTSALELGIDVAGLDAVLVAGWPGTRASFFQQIGRAGRAGQDSLAVLVASDDPLDTYLVNHPEAIFEAGVEATVFDPENPYVLSGHLCAAAEELPLRSEDLSAFGPTAPALLDSLVQRGFLRRRPAGWFWTHPEHAASMVNLRADGGGPVSIIETETGALLGTMDSPQTHYQAHNGAIYVHQGATYVVDELNETDHCVMVTRANPDFYTQARDITTVEVINTERTATWGPITANFGEVVVTTQVVSFQRKSVMSNEILSEEPLGLEARDLHTKSVWFTIPEKRLLAAGITPEDFPGALHAAEHASIGLLPLVASSDRWDIGGVSTALHMDTGMPTIFVYDGHPGGAGFAERGFDRAVRWLGATRDAIVACECATGCPSCVQSPKCGNKNNPLNKAAAILLLGAILHEAQRADAAPQ; from the coding sequence GTGAACGAATACTCGGAACAGATCGCCCTTCTCGGCCACGGGCCCACCCCCAAGGCGCTGCTCCATTCTCGGATCATCGAGGCACGCGAAGCAGTCTCTGGACCCTGGCCCGAATGGGTGCACCCCGATGTCAGATCCGCGTTTGAACATTCGGGAGTTCAAACACCATGGCTCCACCAAGTCCAAGCCGCCAATCTCGCACATGAGGGCCACAACATCATCGTGGCCACAGGAACTGCCTCGGGAAAGTCGTTGGCCTATCAGCTGCCGGCATTGAACGCGATTCATGTTTCTTCGCTGGAGAATCAAGCCACCCTGATTCCCAACGACGCCACGGTGCTTTATCTAGCCCCGACGAAGGCTCTGGCTGCAGACCAACTCAGCGCCATCGAAGGCTATTCCCTACCCACGGTTCGCGCCGCCGGCTACGACGGGGACACCGAAGTATCGGCTCGACGCTGGATCCGCGACCATTCCAACTTCATCCTGTCGAATCCCGACATGCTGCACTACGGCATCCTTCCCAACCACACCTGGTGGGCCAGGATGTTGCGTCGGTTGAAGTTCGTGATCATCGACGAAGCCCATTCCTATCGGGGGGTCTTTGGATCGAACATCGCCAACCTCTTGCGGCGTCTTCGTCGTATCTGTGAACACTACGGTGCCAACCCGGTCTTCATTGGTGCCTCAGCCACCAGTTCCGAACCTGCCGCGTCCTTTTCCAAACTCATTGGCGCACCGGCAACGGAGGTCACCCACGACTTCTCCCCCAAGGGGTCTGTGACCATCGGACTATGGGAGCCTCCACTGACCGATCTCCACGGTGAGAATGGCGCGCCAACCCGACGCACGGTGATCGCCGAGACCTCTAATTTGTTGGCCAACCTCGTTTGTTCTCAGGTCCGCACCCTCGCATTTATCAAGTCCCGCCGCGGCGCCGAAACCATTGCAACAATTACCCGGTCGATGGTCGACCAAGTCCATCCATCATTACCCGCGCGCGTCGCAGCCTACAGATCCGGTTACCTTCCGGCCGAACGCCGGGAGTTGGAAAAATCGTTACGCAACGGCACCCTCCTCGGCGTCGCCTCAACCTCGGCCCTAGAACTGGGCATCGATGTGGCCGGACTCGACGCGGTGCTCGTGGCCGGGTGGCCCGGAACCCGGGCCTCCTTTTTCCAGCAGATCGGACGGGCAGGTCGAGCGGGTCAAGACTCCTTGGCCGTCTTGGTGGCCAGCGACGACCCCCTAGACACGTATCTGGTGAATCACCCGGAAGCAATCTTTGAGGCAGGAGTTGAGGCCACCGTCTTTGACCCGGAGAACCCCTATGTGCTCTCCGGGCATCTGTGCGCCGCGGCCGAAGAACTTCCCCTGCGTTCGGAGGATTTGTCCGCATTCGGTCCCACCGCCCCGGCGTTGCTTGATTCGCTGGTTCAGCGCGGATTCCTGCGCCGCCGACCGGCTGGCTGGTTCTGGACTCACCCCGAACATGCTGCATCCATGGTGAATCTCCGTGCTGACGGTGGCGGACCGGTCAGTATCATCGAAACGGAGACCGGAGCCCTCTTGGGAACGATGGATTCTCCGCAGACTCACTACCAAGCGCACAACGGGGCCATTTATGTGCACCAGGGTGCCACCTACGTGGTGGATGAACTCAACGAAACCGACCACTGTGTCATGGTCACCCGTGCCAACCCCGACTTCTACACCCAAGCCAGGGACATCACCACGGTGGAGGTCATCAACACCGAACGCACGGCAACGTGGGGTCCGATCACCGCGAACTTCGGAGAAGTGGTGGTGACTACCCAGGTGGTGTCCTTCCAACGCAAATCGGTGATGAGCAACGAAATCCTCTCGGAGGAACCACTCGGACTCGAGGCTCGCGACCTGCACACCAAGTCGGTGTGGTTCACCATTCCCGAAAAGCGGCTGCTGGCCGCGGGCATCACCCCGGAAGATTTCCCCGGTGCTCTGCATGCTGCCGAGCATGCCTCCATCGGCCTGCTTCCATTGGTGGCATCAAGTGACAGGTGGGACATCGGCGGGGTCTCCACTGCCCTTCACATGGACACCGGGATGCCCACCATCTTCGTCTACGACGGGCATCCCGGTGGAGCGGGATTCGCCGAGCGCGGCTTTGATCGAGCGGTCAGATGGCTCGGTGCCACCCGCGATGCCATCGTCGCCTGTGAGTGCGCCACCGGATGCCCCTCCTGCGTGCAGTCGCCCAAATGCGGCAACAAGAACAACCCGTTGAACAAGGCCGCAGCGATCCTGTTGCTCGGCGCCATCCTGCATGAAGCACAACGGGCGGACGCGGCACCCCAGTAG
- a CDS encoding Rv3654c family TadE-like protein, producing the protein MSRASNHTEEGSGTVLMLSVVCVAALGLMVVLIFTAVAKAGATAGTAADLAALAAADAARGLATGDPCGVALRTASANSAALVGCTRAGPSGEVVTVRVSVAVAPIGWLPDLTRAFSVARAGPPPQPWILP; encoded by the coding sequence ATGAGCCGCGCCAGCAACCACACGGAGGAAGGAAGCGGAACGGTGCTCATGCTCTCGGTCGTATGCGTGGCAGCTCTCGGACTCATGGTGGTGCTGATCTTCACTGCCGTGGCGAAGGCAGGGGCCACGGCAGGAACCGCCGCGGACCTGGCGGCATTGGCCGCGGCCGATGCCGCACGCGGGCTGGCCACCGGTGATCCGTGCGGAGTTGCTTTACGCACTGCCTCCGCGAACTCGGCCGCACTGGTGGGCTGCACCCGAGCTGGCCCCAGTGGTGAGGTCGTGACCGTCAGGGTTAGCGTTGCGGTTGCGCCAATCGGATGGCTACCCGATCTGACGCGGGCATTCTCGGTCGCCCGGGCCGGGCCACCACCGCAACCGTGGATCCTGCCCTGA
- a CDS encoding TadE family type IV pilus minor pilin has protein sequence MATKSQSGSATAEVAVLLPAVAILVALVVGVGAVGGEQVRIQQAASAAARELARGTDEAQVTGIARRIAGPKISVGSSYGGGYGHVVVLSGVALPLLGEVHLRAEANARMEQQP, from the coding sequence ATGGCCACGAAATCACAATCCGGCAGCGCGACAGCGGAAGTGGCGGTTCTGCTGCCGGCCGTGGCCATCCTGGTGGCACTTGTTGTGGGTGTGGGTGCCGTGGGTGGGGAACAGGTCCGTATCCAGCAGGCGGCTAGTGCAGCGGCTCGAGAGCTGGCTCGCGGTACCGATGAGGCACAAGTTACTGGTATCGCCCGCCGGATCGCCGGGCCGAAGATCAGCGTCGGCAGTTCCTACGGTGGCGGATATGGGCACGTGGTGGTTCTCTCCGGAGTCGCGTTGCCGTTACTCGGTGAGGTTCATTTGCGGGCCGAAGCCAACGCCCGCATGGAGCAGCAACCATGA
- a CDS encoding DUF4244 domain-containing protein gives MENDTNDATPGHIDLQHNAESSTGLLNDEAGSTTAEFAVVTLAAVAFAGLLVSILSSGDVRGLLMGLIRQALSF, from the coding sequence ATGGAAAATGACACCAACGACGCAACACCCGGCCACATTGATCTGCAGCACAACGCGGAATCGAGCACCGGTCTACTCAACGACGAAGCAGGCAGCACCACCGCCGAATTCGCCGTCGTCACCCTGGCCGCCGTCGCCTTCGCGGGACTCTTGGTCAGCATTCTCTCCAGCGGAGATGTTCGCGGGCTGCTCATGGGCCTGATCCGTCAGGCCCTGTCCTTCTAA
- a CDS encoding type II secretion system F family protein yields MSAVLAAVLLCGAAVWIALGSPENRGTPGAGRGHGQVARSGESQTETETESVPLVLEMCATLLESGLPLRLVLRIIGANVPGYGSLDRVARALEMNVDWERAWTQGSTVVRELESTLRFTQLSGAPAAALLRSCAAAARKRGVREAEARGAEFGIKLVVPLGLCALPAFIALGVVPVVISLLPRL; encoded by the coding sequence ATGAGCGCCGTGCTGGCCGCGGTGCTGCTCTGCGGAGCGGCAGTGTGGATAGCACTGGGCTCCCCGGAAAACCGCGGCACACCCGGAGCCGGACGTGGGCACGGGCAGGTAGCCAGATCCGGTGAATCGCAGACGGAGACGGAGACCGAATCCGTACCGCTGGTCTTGGAGATGTGTGCGACGTTGCTGGAGTCGGGGCTGCCGCTGCGTTTGGTGCTGCGCATCATCGGGGCCAACGTTCCTGGCTACGGCTCCCTGGATAGGGTGGCTCGCGCCCTGGAAATGAACGTGGACTGGGAACGCGCCTGGACCCAGGGCAGCACCGTGGTGCGTGAACTTGAATCCACGCTGCGCTTTACGCAACTGTCGGGAGCACCAGCGGCGGCACTTTTGCGCTCCTGCGCAGCGGCTGCCCGCAAACGAGGTGTGCGTGAGGCCGAGGCCCGGGGCGCGGAATTTGGCATCAAATTGGTGGTGCCGTTGGGGTTGTGCGCGTTGCCGGCCTTCATCGCCCTCGGGGTGGTGCCCGTGGTGATTTCCCTGCTTCCCCGGTTATGA
- a CDS encoding type II secretion system F family protein, giving the protein MITFLAVLLLGAAGWLWAAPGPTAGPSRQRPAPRLRRPGPRRSTLALATEQNATFIRQLAALLRAGIAPAAAFGLLADIWSTGRSAGEVDIHRGCTRTLAQIHTGGTLQEGLSAHGASHPLPRPENRRLWNRLAWCFAICEQSGAALADLLDTLAEEQESAADLHRALHAALAGPRATSRLLTILPGIGLGLGQLLGINPFVILTMNPVGRIALLCGVILWLVNKLWCAQMLRAITAKVPS; this is encoded by the coding sequence GTGATCACCTTCCTTGCCGTGCTCCTGTTGGGGGCAGCGGGCTGGCTCTGGGCGGCACCGGGGCCCACGGCCGGGCCAAGCCGGCAGCGCCCGGCGCCTCGGCTCCGGCGTCCGGGGCCCAGACGTTCCACCCTCGCCCTGGCCACGGAGCAAAACGCCACGTTCATTCGGCAGCTCGCGGCGTTACTGCGTGCCGGTATCGCACCGGCCGCAGCGTTTGGCCTTCTGGCAGATATCTGGTCAACGGGCAGGAGCGCCGGTGAGGTGGACATCCATCGAGGTTGTACCCGGACGCTGGCCCAAATACATACCGGGGGAACGCTGCAAGAGGGTCTATCCGCTCATGGGGCCTCGCACCCCCTCCCGCGTCCGGAGAATCGTCGCCTGTGGAATCGCTTGGCCTGGTGCTTTGCCATCTGCGAACAATCTGGAGCCGCGCTCGCCGATCTGCTCGACACCCTGGCCGAGGAACAGGAAAGCGCGGCCGATCTGCACAGGGCCCTGCACGCAGCACTGGCCGGGCCGCGGGCCACCAGCCGGTTGCTGACCATTCTTCCCGGCATCGGGTTGGGGCTCGGTCAGCTGCTGGGCATCAACCCCTTCGTCATACTCACCATGAATCCCGTGGGCCGCATCGCCCTCCTCTGCGGAGTCATCCTATGGCTGGTGAACAAACTCTGGTGTGCCCAGATGCTGCGGGCCATCACGGCGAAGGTGCCATCATGA
- a CDS encoding TadA family conjugal transfer-associated ATPase gives MSAQRAQGARGRRRWEAPTVLPVSLANAEVLEEARLRAMGQHGELSEVDLASAVRATGRVIGSASSTEMLRSLSDDIHGLGILERLAEVPGTTDILIDGRGRVWVDGSSGLHASDTAFSDPGQIRALAVRLAAAGGRRLDDAQPFVDVSLGNYRIHAVLPPISTGGPLLSIRIQGSKNQPLDALVADPDWLAALKAIVAAKLNFLISGGTGAGKTTLLAALLASVPANQRIVVVEDSAELTPAHPHLVGLQSRSGNVEGAGEISLEVLVRQALRMRPDRLVVGECRGAEVREFLAAMNTGHEGAAGTVHANSVMAVPARLAAMGALAGMDSAATALQAASALDVLVHLRRDPATGRRSPIQLGRLVLTTHGTLAVQLIHAQGTEPADPEALTWFRERLDAAGEGSPW, from the coding sequence ATGAGTGCTCAGCGTGCTCAGGGTGCCCGGGGCCGCCGCCGCTGGGAAGCCCCCACGGTACTGCCGGTGTCGCTGGCCAACGCCGAGGTGCTCGAAGAAGCGCGCCTTCGCGCGATGGGCCAGCACGGAGAACTCAGTGAGGTGGATCTGGCGTCAGCGGTACGGGCCACCGGGCGGGTCATCGGTTCGGCGAGCAGCACCGAGATGCTGCGTTCGCTCAGTGATGACATCCACGGGCTGGGCATTCTTGAGCGACTGGCCGAAGTCCCCGGCACCACCGACATCCTCATCGACGGCCGCGGACGGGTCTGGGTGGATGGGAGTAGCGGACTGCACGCCTCCGATACCGCCTTCAGCGACCCCGGGCAGATTCGCGCCCTAGCGGTGCGCCTCGCGGCAGCCGGTGGGCGCCGCCTTGATGACGCACAACCCTTTGTTGACGTGTCGCTGGGGAACTACCGCATCCACGCGGTGCTGCCGCCGATCTCCACCGGCGGCCCACTGCTCTCCATCCGCATCCAGGGGAGCAAGAACCAACCGCTCGATGCGCTGGTCGCCGACCCCGACTGGTTAGCGGCGCTGAAGGCCATCGTGGCAGCCAAATTGAACTTTCTGATCTCCGGCGGCACCGGGGCCGGGAAAACCACGTTGCTCGCGGCCCTGCTGGCCTCCGTGCCTGCTAACCAACGGATCGTCGTGGTGGAGGACTCCGCCGAGCTCACCCCGGCCCACCCACACCTGGTGGGGTTGCAGTCCCGCAGCGGAAACGTGGAAGGTGCGGGAGAAATCTCGCTGGAGGTCCTGGTGCGTCAGGCACTGAGGATGCGACCGGACCGGCTGGTGGTCGGGGAATGTCGCGGAGCGGAGGTGCGCGAATTCCTCGCCGCGATGAACACCGGACATGAGGGAGCCGCCGGAACCGTGCACGCCAACAGCGTCATGGCCGTCCCCGCGCGACTCGCGGCGATGGGTGCGCTGGCGGGAATGGACTCGGCAGCCACGGCACTACAAGCGGCCAGCGCCCTGGACGTGCTGGTTCATCTGCGCCGCGATCCGGCCACGGGGAGACGTTCTCCCATCCAGCTCGGCCGCCTCGTCCTGACCACTCACGGAACCCTGGCGGTACAGCTGATCCACGCTCAAGGCACCGAACCAGCTGACCCCGAGGCACTGACCTGGTTCCGCGAGCGGCTCGACGCAGCGGGTGAAGGGAGCCCCTGGTGA